In Brassica napus cultivar Da-Ae chromosome A3, Da-Ae, whole genome shotgun sequence, the sequence CTATCAATTtagtattttacaaaatttataagcaaaaacattgttttgttaaaataatattgccctattatttttgaaacttttatacatagtagcatctatcatattattttagtaaattttattgatatataataatttggatGGTATGGTAttaaattttcttctttttttaattatattttaaaatattagtttgctttaatttttacaacatatGTAGTTTGTTTTTTGTGGTGtatttcaaaaagttattcttgattatctatgattttatcttttttaaaaatttaaaatactatcattttgagtttgaatatttattttcaaaactttatattttgtcaagaaaactttgaaaaattatacaactatttttgagtgaattttgatttttttgttactacattaatatattattttataaaaaatatttgaattttaggtaatattttctaaatttttctcaacatattttgttataactaaaataaaaaaaataaatttatgattaaaatttgatttttcattaatatttgaaatgaattactaaaatttcaaagtttaataataacatgttttttaaatagtatatgaactaaaggttattatactattatatttttgtatataaacagttttaaacaaaatattgttgagagtttcaaaaaaaaaaagataacatatagttatagatataaaagtttaacatatgttaagaaatttattttaataaaagattatatagtttacgaattttaaccaattttaatgatgagtgataatttatttaaataaaaattttaaaatttgttaatttacctaattaatataatcttttaatatTTAGCGCATATGGcagttctattttatataatacataatataattataaatttattaaaatcgtatataattctattttattgtttttaataaaatcttagTTAACACTGATTTatgataatatttatattactaattatgaaattaattaatgtgttattttataaaaatatttaaatttttaagtaagattttgttagatttgttCTCAGCAGATTTTgttatagttaaaaaaattatagttggtttattattaatgtaaataatcaaatatgtcatattaattaattttttaagtgGTCTTGCTATGACTTTTGTTAATAGTAGATGAAAATATGaacctaaattaatagattagatgttgaAATGAATATAATCTATAATATATGGTTCAAATTATTATGTTCTTAATGCTAGTGAAAGTAAGTGTTCAAAACTTGCAGGTGTAATGTATGTTTAGATTTCGGGTTGTCTGGTTAGTATTATGAAGAAGGACAATATGTGAATGAACTTGAATTTGTTGTTATGCAATTATTGATATGAACTAAAGCAAATAGAGAAGAAATTGTTGTGATTCACGTAAAGAAATGAAGTAAACATGTTTGTCTAAGCAAAGTCTGTACGTAAGATATATtcttataataatagataaccGGTCCAGTATTAATTTAATCGACAGTCAGAACATTGGTTTGGTTCTATTACCCGATGGTGGTATGATTTAAATATTGCATCGGTTAATTCATTAAGCAGCGTATAACTAATATTACATGTAACTTTCTAGTAAGGGtccgaaaattaaaaaaacgaCTTCCTCCACCAGTAGATTTATAataggactctattttaatagagtagattatTATTTCTCCTTCAACCACGTAGTAAATAGATTATAGATACCTAGCTAATAGTCTAATACTGTAGAAGAAAACACTCAAGCTTCTATATATAATGCTCCTCTAGGCTTAAGCTAATTCCCCATCATCCACACTCaccactctttttttttctttgatcagCCACACTCTCAAAACCAGCTTTTGTTTCACTCCTGGAAAATGGTGGTTTCTCCTTCATTTTCTTGCAGTGTTGTGGGAGCCCTAATCCTGGGTTGCCTTCTGCTTCAAGCATCAAACTCTAATGCTCAGTTAAGGCCTGATTTTTATTCCAGAACATGCCCGGGTGTTTTTGACATCATTGGGAATATCATCGTCCGTGAAATGGGCTCTGATCCTCGTATTACCGCTAGCCTCCTTCGCCTTCACTTCCATGACTGTTTCGTTAATGTAAGAACTTACTCAACTTATCTCTTCACATACCCAAAGAAAAATCCACTACGTGTTCATGGATAAAAGTACGTTTACAGAAAGAACAAAGGCTAAAAGAATTTGTTAGATTAAATAATATACACAATCGCATGCCAGATCTGagattataaacatttttagattAATCTTAAAATTGACAATTTACGGATTATGCGACATATGTATAttgtcttttaaaaatttgggaTACGATGAATGTTTTATCAGGCTTTTCCCAAAATCCTGTTGACAATATGGTCATGTAATGTAATATGGTTTTGTAGGGCTGTGATGCCTCGATACTGCTGGACAATTCCACATCGTTCAGGACTGAGAAAGATGCTCTGCCAAACGCAAATTCGGCTAGAGGATTTAACGTCATAGATAGAATGAAAACCCAGATTGAGAGAGCTTGCCCAAGAACAGTGTCTTGTGCAGATATCCTCACTATCGCTTCTCAAGTATCAGTCCTTTTGGTATATTACATACTTACATCATGGCTTATAATATGTATGAATTAATCGAGAGTGGTATGAATGTTGACGTTAGCgttttatgttatgtagtcagGAGGCCCAAGTTGGTCGGTTCCGTTGGGGAGGAGAGACGGCTTACAAGCTTTCTTCGTTGGGGCTAATACACTTCCTTCTCCATTTTTCACTCTTGATGAACTTAAAGCAAGTTTTGCTCTCGTTGGTCTAAACCGCACCTCAGATCTAGTCGCTCTTTCTGGtgaaatttcatgtttattaCAATATATGATCATCCTTTTATCTAGATACACTTTATCTTTGTATGTTGATAGTTAGCTGGATTCACTTATCAACTTAAGTATCTAGCAAAATGCAAAGTTAATTCGCATTTTAATCTAATTTTATTATcgtaaaatagatatatatgttatttatacTTTTCTGTTTttcaaagataaaaataaaatatatatacaattattattaataatggTGAATTGTAAACTTTTAAAAACTAGTTGTACTTATTAAAATACTATTcgtttaaaattatagaaaatagcttattcaaaaaataatgcagttataataaaattttaatatatcttttgTAATGTCACACCAAAAAAAATACATCTATTAAAAACAGAGTGAGTATATATTTATTGAataaaagtataattaattttgaattataaGAGGAATTTGTAGAATGACAAAACATGCTAAtcatcatatttgtttttttttttcactaatAATCATCATATTTGattaaacataaagaaaaatgtATCTATATAAAcctttttgtcaaaattgttaGGTGCCCACACATTTGGAAGAGCACAATGTCAACTTGTGACACCTCGTCTCTACAATTTCAACAATACCAATGGCCCAGACCCGAGTATTGACACAACTTACCTCGCCCAACTGCGTGCATTGTGCCCTGAAAACCGAGACGGAACCGTTCTGGCCAACTTCGACCCCGTCACTCCAAATACTTTCGATAATCAATACTACACCAATCTTCGTAACGGGAGAGGTCTGATTCAGAGTGATCAAGAACTATTTTCGACTCCTCAAGCCGACACGATTCCACTAGTGGAGCAATACAGCAGCAACAGGTCCGTGTTCTTTAAAGCATTCGTTGAAGCAATGATTCGGATGGGAGATCTTCAACCTTTGACAGGAAACCAAGGCCAGATAAGACTGAATTGTAGGGTCGTGAACCCAAGGAGGAGTGTGGAGAATGACGATGATGGTGTTGTGAGTTCGATTTGATCATGTCGGAGATATGGATATGTAAGAAAGCATAAAATGCATGGGTAATGATATATGTATTGCGACTAAATAAATGTTCTCACGAATTATGTATGAGATAATTATGAAATTCGAATTTAGGATTACTGAATGTATCCTATAATTCTCAAGTCCACTTTTCTCTTCTTAACACTACCGACATCGAGTGTAAAGGACCACTCCTCatttttagtgttttaaattttttgtttgtttttagcTATACTATCTATGTTCTCTATCGTACTGTGATATAGCCGGTTTGGTTTTATTGTATCTGCCGTGAACGTTTTCTCCTTCAATGAAAAGTAAAGGATCTATAAAATGTTGTTTGTTAAAAAAGGTTATTGCTTAATTCGATTTTCTGATTACTAAAATGTTtatgattttcgtaatgcaATGACTCGTCTTGTTTATTCATAAGATATATCAGTTTCAAGTTTGTAGCAtagtaaattttgatttaattgaaCATTATAACAAAGTTTATAACACACCGCCAAACAAAAACATGAAGAGTTTTGAGtagtaattatatatcataGCGGTAAATTATGTACAGTTTAAATGGTTATCACTCAAATGATGGATGAACAAAACAGTTCAACGAAAATGATACCATCATCTAATTTTGCActgtctttgtttttctttttactatttTGCCTTTTTGTACAGCTCAACGTTACCAGTAAAAACGTTTATCGCTTTGCGTTATCATTCATACCCATAATTAAATACAGTATCTAATTCGCATATTGCTTTATTGAATTATGTTTCCTTATTAAACGAGAGCATTGCCTAGCTATTTTTGGCGACGATGAAGCAAACATGTAGCTATTGTCTTACATGGTCACGTTATTTGAGAGTGTAGATATAGGGAAAATATGTAACTCGAAAATCTATTCATTTTtatgattaatattaatttaagaaCACTACAAACTTAATAATATTCAAACATAATCAAACTAAAATAAAGAAATCGCAAAATACTAAAGTTTAATTCTGGTAAACAAACAAATGcctaaaacgaaaaaaaaaacactcaaaaGCCTAATATAAAATAGGCTTAAGCAGTTTGgcctaaagaagaagaagatgtaagcAGATTTGGTTGGAGGAATTGGTACATTATCAACTCCCCCTTTTCCTCTCATGTCCTTCATATTTCCAATGTAATATATTCCCTCTTTTTCATGAAATTTGGTATTTTAGATATCAGACATTTATATCCAAACTGTCTAACCTATCAATACAATCCATTATTGATGTATACATATTATGCAATAACAACTAaacattcaaaaatatttagaaacaattttgtaaatatatattatagctgaataaaattaataaacataaaatcttCACATGAAGACAATTTATCAGCCAAAAAAATATGCCATACTAGTGTGTACTAATGTTATTGTTGTGTCATTATTCTTTCAAAGACCACATAATACATGCGGCATGCCATagacaaaaaataacaaaaaaaattgaccgTTCAATTTTAACCCGGGGAAAAACAAATTGttgacaaacaaaacaaaagtctATACTAATCTCAATCTTTATCTAACGCTACGgagttaatataaaaataaagggaTAAGACGAACAGCATCATGCTCATCGGTCTAAGTGTGTTAGCTTACACGGCAAACAGAAAACAATTTAGAATTTAATCTCACGCCGTAGTATCTTTATTAAACGCATTTGTTTATCCAGCGGAAACAAAGCAATTAGACGCAACTGTTACAATACTAAGCAACACATAATCCAACCCCACTAATTGAGTTCATTAGGACtaacaaataaataaaccaGCAGTTCCACTAGCTTACGCAGAGCACGTGCCCCATACACATATGGTCCCCTCCATGCATTTGTATTTTATACAACTTTATGCTAAGGTTAGACAATTATGTGTCCTATCTTTGGGAATATAGAACCATTTCAATTTTGTAGCTATCatgaaaaaaagaacaaattatatattattgttttggACCGTAGATGTTCAGTCTCATGATTGACACATCCCATTTCACCTAACGCATTACTCTTTTTTGTACTATACCAAATACACTCGAACAACATGTTTGATCGCTTTCTCTTAACCATACACATGCAACTTTATCTAGGTCTGTTTATTTACGAAACAACTTGCGTATTAAACATTTACTTATACATTTACTATTGCCTCTTGAGAGGAAAATGAGTTGGGATGTGGGTTCGCTATTCTGAAcgttttatttttagatatgtaaaccaaaaatgcattaaaattttagagtcgcttttctataaattttttaaaatggttGAATGTGGTAAAATATCTGATAATTAGTACATGTTATGTATTTTTGTTGTAAAATACCGAAGTGAAGTGTATTTAAGTAGTCAAACTGATAACTGATTATAGAAGTAAATctttaagaaacaaaaatgttagtaaaaaacagaaaaaatctGTTAAATATCAGCGAAAATGATTTTTCCCCCTCCTGGAGTTGGAGGATTTACATGCAATGTTTACTTCTAATTCTAGACTCGAATGTCTTTTGACTTTTATGTCAGTCAATACATTCATTGAATAGTAATAATCTCATTTGAAGAGTCTTTTGTTTTCTGTCAGTGTTTACAGAAATTAATTTGTGTACACTAAGGAAAAAATCTTAGAAAATCGagaatattatgttaaaaaatctcaaatatttgaattggttgagttttccaaaatttagaaaatactaCTATTTTCTGAGAATTTACCATTAAATTATTAGGGAGTTCAAAGTTTAGTTTTCATCActtcaaattttgatttatacataacttcagaatttaaaaaaaaaatcgattattttgttaattttatttgtaaaaaatgaaaaatgtttaactaataaaaaaaggttagtttttGTTTCAACTCAATCATGAAAACATGAGAGAATCCCGTAATTAAATAAAACGTTACAGGGACCAGCCTGTCAAATCAAGTTCCGTAACTACATACACCTGCGACACGTCAGCATTGATCCAATGGCGTCAAGCCTCGTCATCAAATCTCTATATATAACAactatcatctctctctcttctcatcATCATTGTAACCATCGAAGCAGTCTCTGCCGCAAAACAGAGAGAGATAATGAAAATGATGCAGAGATTCACGGCGAAAAGATCGCTCCAGAACGTTTCCGCTTCCCTCTTGCGGCGATGCATCTCATCGACGTCTCAGACGGCTTCCGTCAAGGACACCGACGAGTTTCTGGCGAGGCTTCCGCCGTTTGATTACACTCCGCCGCCGTATTCCGGCCCCTCCGCCGATGAAGTCCTCAACAAAAGGAAGGAGTTCCTCAGCCCTTccatgcctctcctcttcagAAAGCCGGTAACGTTTTTCTCGAttgatttcgtttttttttttgatcgatTGTTTATGAAtctcctgatttttttttgtgatcatCATCGGAATATTCTGTGGTCATGATGGaatctattaaatataattataaattaatattgaatctcttttttgtttttatttgttctcAATGTCACGTGGCCATGTCCGGTCTTATCCATAACACTGGCCATGTCCCGTCTTATGTGAAACACTGGCCATGTCCGGTCTCATGATGGCCCTGAATTGTAAAAaagaattattaaaataattaaaaaaatgtttataccCAAAATTTCATGATGGCCCTGCATGTGGAggatttgaaaattaatttagcttgaatttaatttttattcaaaaaaaaatgatttttaatttatttctaacTTGTGAGTTGTTGCAGCTGAACATTGTGGATGGGAAGATGCAGTATCTATTCGATGAGAGTGGTAGGAGATACTTGGACGCCTTTGCAGGAATCGCAGTTGTGAACTGTGGGCATTGTCACCCTGATGTGGTTGAGCCTGTTATCAATCAGATCAAGCGGCTCCAGCATCCTACCGTTATGTACCTTAACCATGCCATTGCTGACTTCTCTGAAGCTCTCGCTTCCAAACTCCCTGGTGATCTCAAGGTACTAAAGGGACCATTCgtgttctgtttttttatttgtttgttctgTGTTTTGTGTTCCAAATTTGATTGCTTTATGGGGTTTGGTTTTATTGGAATAGGTTGTGTTCTTCACCAACTCAGGGACAGAGGCTAATGAATTGGCGCTTATGATGGCTAAGTTGTATACTGGATGTCAAGACATTGTTTCGATTCGAAACGGGTATCACGGGAACGCCGCTGGAACAATGGGAGCTACTGGTCATAGCTTGTGGAAGTTCAACGTTGTTCAGGTACTATAGACACTTTCACTGAGTTTTTTTCATGAACTATGATGAGATATCTGTGttctgatatttgtttttttgttctcttgcTGCTGGCAGACTGGAACTCACCACGCTTTAAACCCGGATCCGTACAGAGGTGTGTTTGGTTCTGATGGAGAGAAGTATGCAAGAGATGTGCAAGATCTCATCCAATATGGCACGACCGGACACATTGCTGGTTTCATTTGTGAAGCTATTCAGGTAACCAGATTCTTACTAGTGTTGAAATTTCGTTTATAATCAAAGAGTGAAATGATAATCATTGAGAAATAATATCACTGCGAATGTGAATAGGGAGTTGGAGGGATTGTGGAACTAGCTCCAGGCTATATGTCAGCAGCCTATGATATTGTGAAGAAGGCTGGAGGATTGTTCATTGCGGATGAAGTTCAGTCTGGATTCGCTCGCACTGGCAACTTCTGGGGCTTTGAGGCTCACAATGTTGTCCCTGACATAGTAACCATGGCAAAGGTTAGAGTTGACTCTGCCTCCTACAGTCCTGAAAGAAGCAACAGAAATTGATTTGTCTTATCTTTTGATGATGTGTAAACAGGGAATTGGTAATGGGTTTCCTTTGGGAGCGGTTGTGACAACTCCGGAGATAGCAGGAGTATTGACACGCCGATGCTACTTCAACACATTTGGTGGGAATGCTGTGGCTACTACAGCTGGTCTCGCTGTTCTGAATGTGATTGAGAAAGAGAAGCTTCAGGAAAATGCATCAATGGTTGGATCTTACCTCAAAGGAAAACTCAATCAGCTGAAAGAGAAACATGAAAGTAAATCtgtctctccctctctctatgTGTCCTCTTAAACTTTGTTCTTAAACTTGCTCAATGTGTCTATGCTTCTTTAATGTAGTTATCGGGGATGTAAGGGGAAGAGGACTGATGCTTGGAGTAGAGCTTGTAAGTGATCGCAAGCTCAAGACTCCTGCAACGGCCGAGACTCTGCACATCATGGATCAAATGAAAGGTTTGTTGGTTTGTGTTTTCTCTACTCGTCTCAGCTGTTGAAACTAAACTAACATGTCTTTGTAATGAATGTTGTTACAGAGTTGGGTGTGTTGGTTGGGAAAGGAGGCTACTTTGGAAACGTGTTTAGAATCACACCACCTCTCTGCTTCACTAAGGAAGACGCGGACTATCTCGTGGAAGCCATGGACTACTCAATCTCCAAGAtgtgaagaaaacaaaatgaaaaggaAATGTCTCCTTGTGGGAGATTAATAAGTTGTGGTTAAGTTATGCTTGTTACTTTGCTTTCGAACAACCAAAATGATTGATGAGCCAACATCTCGTTGCTTCTCAATCACTCTGTGTTTTTAATGTTAAACGTATGTTTTCTTCTATCTTCTGTGtcaaaatatttacatttagtACAAACATCAGAACTCCACATCTAGCATGATCATCAAGAGAACACTGGAAACATGGAACAAGTATGTTTTTTTCTGCAACTTGTGGTGCAAATAATCTCAATAGGTAATTTACCAACGAATCCAGTTATACGCTTAATGAAGActttcatgaacttccaaggcTGTGTTGTCCCGAAGGAAGACCTTGATGTGTATGATAATCACGCTGACATGTCCAGTGATGATGTTAACCATACTGTTGTTAGCCTGTCATATTTTAGTTTGATTGGT encodes:
- the LOC106438152 gene encoding alanine--glyoxylate aminotransferase 2 homolog 2, mitochondrial, producing MKMMQRFTAKRSLQNVSASLLRRCISSTSQTASVKDTDEFLARLPPFDYTPPPYSGPSADEVLNKRKEFLSPSMPLLFRKPLNIVDGKMQYLFDESGRRYLDAFAGIAVVNCGHCHPDVVEPVINQIKRLQHPTVMYLNHAIADFSEALASKLPGDLKVVFFTNSGTEANELALMMAKLYTGCQDIVSIRNGYHGNAAGTMGATGHSLWKFNVVQTGTHHALNPDPYRGVFGSDGEKYARDVQDLIQYGTTGHIAGFICEAIQGVGGIVELAPGYMSAAYDIVKKAGGLFIADEVQSGFARTGNFWGFEAHNVVPDIVTMAKGIGNGFPLGAVVTTPEIAGVLTRRCYFNTFGGNAVATTAGLAVLNVIEKEKLQENASMVGSYLKGKLNQLKEKHEIIGDVRGRGLMLGVELVSDRKLKTPATAETLHIMDQMKELGVLVGKGGYFGNVFRITPPLCFTKEDADYLVEAMDYSISKM
- the LOC106443611 gene encoding peroxidase 22; this translates as MVVSPSFSCSVVGALILGCLLLQASNSNAQLRPDFYSRTCPGVFDIIGNIIVREMGSDPRITASLLRLHFHDCFVNGCDASILLDNSTSFRTEKDALPNANSARGFNVIDRMKTQIERACPRTVSCADILTIASQVSVLLSGGPSWSVPLGRRDGLQAFFVGANTLPSPFFTLDELKASFALVGLNRTSDLVALSGAHTFGRAQCQLVTPRLYNFNNTNGPDPSIDTTYLAQLRALCPENRDGTVLANFDPVTPNTFDNQYYTNLRNGRGLIQSDQELFSTPQADTIPLVEQYSSNRSVFFKAFVEAMIRMGDLQPLTGNQGQIRLNCRVVNPRRSVENDDDGVVSSI